In Elaeis guineensis isolate ETL-2024a chromosome 1, EG11, whole genome shotgun sequence, a genomic segment contains:
- the LOC105039049 gene encoding PX domain-containing protein EREL1 isoform X6, with amino-acid sequence MLQRRHDLEEWMGKLLCDIDLSRSAPVASFLELEAAARSSFRDVNHDPLETSSSGDAIAMASSIPLRPSSSASIADGAKVASKSHSVASDIDSDVCEASDLGTPRQGKVQISSTSTENLAMTHDLTVPRGSIGNGIMGESILDKSEEFLTSSLHCKRENLVLETDSSGGISKETFLSRGRLESTSEWDHDKFYGHTRKLSAESTGSDISSIRGSELSFPGMTNSIWDGSVDLPSSSEAQNAMEALSGLETHILNDAQIFLPLDQRYKLNRVLVTMQRRLGTVKADMEDLIARLHQAMAVNEYLTTKVKDLEVELEVTKQKGKENLQQAILVERERVTQMQWDMDELHRKYLEIESRLKIEQNEKTRAESEKTTAHGEKELLLQELDAKQEVLGTMQKHLEELEKKSKADIKVLVKEVKFLRSSQVELKEMLNQSLREKTELERVVHKEKQRWIHAESARKKLLNECRVLHDRLQECRVNFLSESEDKFSINPSSLSDALDLLATSDDRIGLLLAEAQLLARDEEQMVSDMDEARSSGSSENLIATNDENPINADDEIRKMLTDLFIDNARLRKQVNSVIRCTLNTVVKPEKEDSDEVPSRWTVLNRFLER; translated from the exons ATGTTGCAGAGGAGGCATGATTTGGAGGAATGGATGGGAAAGCTACTTTGTGACATTGACCTATCTAGAAGTGCTCCTGTGGCAAGTTTTCTTGAGCTAGAAGCTGCTGCAAGGTCAT CATTTAGGGATGTGAATCATGATCCTTTGGAAACAAGTTCTTCAGGTGATGCTATTGCCATGGCCTCTTCAATTCCACTTAGACCTAGTTCCAGTGCTTCAATTGCTGATGGTGCAAAGGTCGCATCTAAGTCCCACTCTGTTGCTTCAGACATTGATAGTGATGTATGTGAAGCATCAGACCTGGGAACCCCAAGGCAAGGAAAAGTTCAAATTTCTTCAACTAGCACAGAAAATCTAGCAATGACTCATGATCTAACTGTTCCAAGAGGGTCAATTGGTAATGGTATCATGGGAGAATCAATCCTGGATAAGTCAGAAGAATTTCTTACCAGTAGTTTGCACTGCAAAAGGGAGAACCTTGTTTTAGAGACGGATAGTTCTGGGGGAATTTCAAAGGAGACATTTCTTTCCAGGGGCAGACTAGAGTCCACTTCAGAATgggatcatgataagttttatggtCATACTAGAAAACTGTCTGCTGAAAGTACTGGAAGTGACATAAGTTCTATACGGGGTAGTGAATTATCATTTCCTGGGATGACTAATTCGATTTGGGATGGCTCTGTTGATCTTCCTAGTAGCTCTGAAGCTCAGAATGCAATGGAAGCCCTATCTGGCTTGGAGACACACATTCTAAATGATGCACAAATTTTCCTTCCACTTGATCAACGATATAAATTGAATAGAGTTCTTGTCACCATGCAAAGAAGATTAGGGACAGTAAAAGCAGATATGGAGGATCTTATAGCTCGACTGCATCAAGCAATGGCTGTGAATGAATACCTTACAACAAAG GTCAAGGATTTAGAGGTGGAACTGGAAGTCACTAagcagaaaggaaaagaaaatttgCAACAAGCCATTTTAGTTGAAAGAGAAAGAGTAACACAAATGCAATGGGATATGGATGAACTTCACAGGAAGTACTTAGAGATCGAGTCTAGACTTAAGATTGAGCAA AATGAAAAAACTCGTGCAGAGTCGGAAAAAACAACTGCTCATGGCGAGAAAGAATTGCTGCTGCAGGAATTAGATGCTAAACAAGAAGTATTAGGGACTATGCAGAAGCATCTAGAAGAGCTAGAAAAGAAGTCAAAAGCAGATATCAAAGTTCTTGTCAAAGAGGTGAAATTTCTCAGGAGTTCTCAAGTGGAGTTGAAGGAAATGCTAAATCAATCTCTAAGAGAAAAGACTGAATTAGAG AGAGTTGTTCATAAGGAAAAGCAAAGGTGGATACATGCAGAATCAGCGAGGAAAAAACTTCTTAATGAATGCAGAGTTCTTCATGATCGACTTCAAGAATGCCGTGTTAATTTTCTTTCAGAATCAGAAGACAAGTTCAGTATTAATCCTTCATCCCTTTCGGATGCTCTAGATCTTCTGGCAACTTCAGATGATAGAATTGGCCTTCTTCTTGCAGAG GCACAACTCCTTGCAAGGGACGAGGAACAGATGGTTTCAGATATGGATGAGGCTCGGAGTAGTGGATCTTCTGAAAATCTAATTGCTACAAACGATGAAAATCCAATTAATGCAGAtgatgagataagaaaaatgttgACAGATTTGTTTATAGATAATGCAAGACTGAGGAAACAGGTTAATTCTGTTATCCGTTGCACCCTCAATACAGTTGTTAAGCCAGAGAAGGAAGATAGCGACGAAGTTCCTTCCAGGTGGACTGTTCTTAACCGGTTCTTAGAGAGATGA